One segment of Lytechinus variegatus isolate NC3 chromosome 13, Lvar_3.0, whole genome shotgun sequence DNA contains the following:
- the LOC121426921 gene encoding somatostatin receptor type 1-like gives MNNTSFPAEIEWGWAPFTWEWWVVTQLAFSLMGIVGNILVIIVVIRRGKTRFATDILIGNLAFADFFTSLWMIPRPQSDSIPDNWKGMLYCRIEYSNVFMWISTVASVFILTVISVERLVAVKYPLKFKLIFSVQRSLWLVVFSWIGAAVLNTYTLAISKYDSENHTCKTELIGNGAHLATGTLLFLFKYMIPIAVMIGSHLAIIRELRADARSFEADGRNSFENPTHHISQTIRKMTHTVLIVVIVFIVCWSPDQICFFLFNLNVYPAYMYSDIYRVFVCLGFVNSCSNPFIYSVRNDKFRKELSIVLCISKHGAKESNLYFKTISGQINE, from the coding sequence ATGAATAACACGAGCTTTCCAGCCGAGATCGAGTGGGGTTGGGCCCCCTTTACTTGGGAATGGTGGGTCGTCACACAACTTGCGTTTTCACTCATGGGCATTGTCGGCAACATTCTCGTCATCATCGTCGTAATCCGCCGTGGGAAAACTAGATTCGCAACCGATATTCTCATCGGAAACCTGGCATTTGCCGACTTCTTCACTTCTTTGTGGATGATACCCAGACCCCAGAGCGATTCGATACCGGATAACTGGAAAGGAATGCTATACTGCCGGATCGAGTATTCGAATGTCTTCATGTGGATATCCACGGTTGCTTCGGTGTTTATACTCACGGTTATATCCGTGGAACGGTTAGTTGCTGTCAAGTATCCGCTGAAATTCAAGTTGATTTTCTCAGTGCAGCGATCACTTTGGCTTGTTGTGTTTTCTTGGATCGGAGCCGCGGTATTAAATACATATACTCTGGCAATATCTAAATATGATAGCGAAAACCACACGTGCAAGACTGAGTTGATTGGAAATGGAGCACATTTGGCGACCGGAACTCTGCTGTTTCTGTTCAAATACATGATTCCGATTGCTGTCATGATTGGCAGCCATCTTGCCATCATCCGGGAACTCCGAGCAGACGCGCGCAGTTTTGAAGCGGACGGGCGCAATTCGTTTGAAAACCCCACCCACCATATTTCGCAGACAATACGCAAGATGACGCACACTGTGCTAATCGTCGTCATAGTATTTATCGTCTGTTGGTCTCCGGATCAAATATGTTTCTTTCTCTTCAATCTAAATGTGTACCCGGCGTACATGTACTCGGATATTTACCGGGTGTTTGTCTGCCTCGGTTTTGTTAATTCTTGTTCGAATCCGTTCATATATTCCGTCAGGAACGATAAATTTCGCAAAGAACTTTCTATCGTTCTATGCATTTCAAAGCACGGGGCAAAAGAGTCTAACTTGTATTTCAAAACAATATCTGGCCAAATTAACGAGTGA